A window from Cydia amplana chromosome 12, ilCydAmpl1.1, whole genome shotgun sequence encodes these proteins:
- the LOC134652608 gene encoding biogenesis of lysosome-related organelles complex 1 subunit 1 gives MLSSLIKEHQTKQAAKRVIQEQKRKECIAAANDLTQALVDHLNVGVAQAYLNQKKLDAEAKLLHQGAINFSKQTQQWLALVENFSSALKEIGDVENWARSIENDMKIVTDTLENAYKMAQEQPSTTQNNQ, from the exons ATGTTGTCCTCGCTAATTAAAGAACACCAAACTAAACAAGCAGCGAAAAGAGTCATACAAG AGCAAAAACGCAAGGAATGTATAGCTGCAGCTAATGATCTAACACAGGCTTTAGTCGATCATCTCAATGTTGG TGTGGCTCAAGCTTACTTAAACCAAAAGAAGCTAGATGCTGAAGCAAAATTATTACATCAAGGAGCCATTAATTTCTCAAAACAGACTCAGCAGTGGTTAGCGTTGGTTGAGAACTTCAGCAGCGCACTAAAAGAGATTGGTGATGTAGAAAACTGGGCCCGCAGCATTGAGAATGATATGAAAATTGTTACCGACACACTAGAGAATGCTTACAAAATGGCTCAAGAACAGCCAAGCACTACACAAAACAACCAATAA